A window of the Syngnathus typhle isolate RoL2023-S1 ecotype Sweden unplaced genomic scaffold, RoL_Styp_1.0 HiC_scaffold_479, whole genome shotgun sequence genome harbors these coding sequences:
- the LOC133149792 gene encoding nucleolus and neural progenitor protein-like: LATRVIFRGILTSLSTLYQYLLELRAEVALARPMPFLADFNLPANMADFLGPSDAALLLAKPKSGLHVTTHKPKVEKRKAPVGVQKKKRRRGREDLGVAVRRVVLPDVNAAAPVGTLNRSAAQTTILPRRQRAFRRLAARAATFQDMASCLDKMIVWCNSQKMSQIKRRLSFLRLKCRQMRGAEAAGYNVRNKLPTFKREAGRAFCGVRKARPAAAACRGRGRPRASLGRRRFFRFLKTRHNATSKVKPKRCASSPDDWINRTMAMVVNCDSHDADIDDIFASAGL, encoded by the exons TTGGCCACCAGGGTTATTTTCCGAGGAATCCTGACCAGCCTGTCCACTCTCTACCAATATTTGTTGGAGCTGCGGGCAGAAGTGGCCCTCGCTCGGCCCATGCCGTTCCTCGCAGACTTCAACCTGCCCGCCAATATGGCCGACTTCCTCGGGCCTTCCGATGCGGCTTTACTGCTCGCGAAACCAAAATCTGGTCTCCACGTCACCACTCACAAACCAAAAGTGGAGAAACGGAAGGCTCCCGTCGGAGttcagaagaagaagaggaggaggggtcgAGAAGACCTGGGTGTTGCTGTGCGGAGAG TGGTGTTACCCGATGTCAACGCGGCGGCGCCTGTTGGAACCCTCAATCGGAGCGCGGCGCAG ACGACGATCCTCCCGAGGAGGCAACGGGCGTTCCGGAGACTCGCCGCGCGTGCCGCTACCTTCCAAGACATGGCCTCCTGTCTGGACAAAATGATTGTGTGGTGCAATTCCCAGAAGATGTCTCAAATTAAACGTCGCTTAAGCTTTTTGAGATTAAAGTGCCGGCAGATGAGAGGAGCCGAGGCGGCGGGTTACAA CGTGCGGAACAAGCTGCCGACGTTCAAGCGGGAAGCTGGACGGGCTTTCTGCGGGGTTCGGAAGGCTCGACCCGCCGCCGCTGCCTGCCGGGGGCGGGGCCGCCCAAGAGCATCGCTCGGGAGGAGACGGttttttagatttttaaaaACGAGACATAATGCAACAAGTAAAGTCAAGCCAAAGAGATGCGCGTCATCCCCTGACGATTGGATAAACCGAACAATGGCGATGGTGGTTAATTGTGACAGCCACGATGCCGACATTGACGACATTTTTGCCTCTGCTGGTCTGTGA
- the LOC133149793 gene encoding ras-related protein Ral-B, which translates to MATGKSKNQSSLALHKVIMVGSGGVGKSALTLQFMYDEFVEDYEPTKADSYRKKVVLDGEEVQIDILDTAGQEDYAAIRDNYFRSGEGFLLVFSITEHESFAATAEFREQILRVKAEEDKIPLLVVGNKSDLEDRRQVSVEEARGKADEWAVQYVETSAKTRANVDKVFFDLMRDVREKKMSENKDKNGKGKNKKNKKSFRERCCLL; encoded by the exons ATGGCGACGGGTAAAAGTAAAAACCAGAGTTCTCTCGCTCTGCACAAGGTGATTATGGTGGGCAGCGGCGGCGTGGGAAAGTCAGCTCTGACGCTACAGTTTATGTACGATGAG TTTGTGGAGGATTACGAGCCCACCAAGGCCGACAGCTACCGGAAGAAAGTGGTCCTGGACGGGGAGGAGGTCCAGATCGACATCCTGGACACGGCCGGCCAGGAGGACTACGCCGCCATCAGGGACAACTATTTCCGAAGCGGGGAGGGCTTCCTGCTCGTCTTCTCCATCACCGAGCACGAGTCATTCGCGGCCACCGCAGAATTCAG GGAGCAGATCCTGCGCGTGAAGGCGGAGGAGGACAAGATCCCGCTGCTGGTGGTGGGGAACAAGTCGGACCTGGAGGACCGCCGGCAGGTGTCTGTAGAGGAGGCCCGCGGGAAGGCCGACGAGTGGGCCGTCCAGTACGTCGAGACGTCCGCCAAAACCAGAGCCAATGTCGATAAG GTTTTCTTCGACCTGATGCGCGACGTCCGAGAGAAGAAAATGTCGGAGAACAAGGACAAAAACGGAAAAGGCaagaacaagaagaacaagaagagcTTCAGAGAGAGATGCTGTCTCCTCTGA